The genomic window GATGCGGATCTGGTAGTCCACGCGGATCAAGACCAGGTTCGGCTGCCCTCGCGGGGAGTCCGCATCGATGTGCATGAGATCGATGCGCGGTTCGAAGCGGGTGAGGGCGCGACGTACGCGATCGACCACCAGGGCCAGCATGGCGGGCGTGTTGTTCTCGAAGGTCAGCTCGTGGATGCCGCAGCCGAACTCGGGCTGCATCACCCGCTCGCCGGGCGCCGTGCTCAGGATCAGGTACACCGACTCCTCGATGCGCTGCTCCTCGCTGGCCACGGCGATGCCGCCCTGGCGGTTGACCTGTAAGGGGAACTTCCAACCCTGGCCGAGGAAGGGCCGTTGGCGGTTAGCTTGCATGGCACGGCCTCCTGCGTTCGGTCCTCATTCGCAGCCCCCTAGGGCATCGGCTGCGATCTGCGCGGCATCCACGAAGGTCTCCAGGGTGGTCACGAGGGTTTGCATCGATTCCACGTCCTCCGGGGCGGCCAGGGAGGGCAGGGCGATCGCATCGATCGGCGTGAACTCGAACAGGGGCGCGACCAGCTCCATGATGAGCATCACGGGCTCGATCGACTGAAAGGATGCGTTAGCCGCGCACATGGCGTTCTCCCGGGCGCACTCGATGCCCGCGAGGGCCGCGGTGTTGCCGCTCGCCTGGGCTTCGGCCAGATCCAGTTCGATGCGGCCCAGCAGGGAGATGAGCGTGTTCAGTTGGTCGATCAGGCAGCGCATGATCTTGATGACCAGGCAGAGGATGTCGCGGATGAAGGGGATGATGCCGGCGCCGGTGAGCGCGACGATGCACTCCACCACCGGCGGCGCCGCCTCGATGAACTTCTTGACCGCTTCGACGGGCGGAAACGGTAGGCCCTTGACGATGTCGATCAGCGGCTCCACCAGCTTGAGCAGCTTGATGATGCAGTCGAGGTTGGCGAGGATCGGACCGAGCTGCATGAGCAGGTTG from Pseudomonadota bacterium includes these protein-coding regions:
- a CDS encoding GPW/gp25 family protein, which produces MQANRQRPFLGQGWKFPLQVNRQGGIAVASEEQRIEESVYLILSTAPGERVMQPEFGCGIHELTFENNTPAMLALVVDRVRRALTRFEPRIDLMHIDADSPRGQPNLVLIRVDYQIRISNTSGNLVYPFYIAEGN